A segment of the Pseudoliparis swirei isolate HS2019 ecotype Mariana Trench chromosome 4, NWPU_hadal_v1, whole genome shotgun sequence genome:
CCCGTGGCCGCTCTCCTGActcgggcctaccgggccccaAGGAGACCATCGATCATCGTAGCCGGCATCAGGATGCAGGGTTGTCGCCCTCTCCCGGGCGGCCTGGAGGCACGAGCCCCAGTCCTGGGTGGCGAgcccggcaggaggaggagccaaggAGGCGTGGTATTACCTTTCCTGCCACAGCAACAGGATCGTCGGGGGAAACGGTCAGTAGCTGGCGTCGAGGCCCTGACACCAGCTACCCCACTTGAGGGCTCTTATGAGAATATGGCTGAGATGGACAGTGTGGACCACCCTACCTCCTACGTTAGAGGGGTGGTTGAAGGCACTGCAGTGTCCATATTTGTAGACTCAGGAGCGACTGTGTCATTGATTAGTGATGAATTCCGTATGTCAGGACTTCCTGGACCCCACTGTGACTTGTTACGGGGTGGAGAGTCCCTGCATGCTGTAacgcagtggtcaccaacctttttgagcccaagatccctgacctccgccttcatgaccggcaagatctacctattgaggcgttgagagaaaacgactgtccagactggacttacaactttttatttggcctaattgtcattttggtccagcgttcaaattgatgtgaccaggtacacagaatttaactgtaatataacaagtcagatatttgttaaatatgaacaagaaaaaacacattttcaatgagcagctggatgaactaccaatataaatgttgtatttatttacattttgttgcctctgtacctgtactctagcaatgacaataaattgaatccaatccagttacaacacgacactgacaacatgatcagtcaatgcaactcatgtaagttcagctctcatcataatgccatcaagccatgtgattccagtcagtgtgatggatgtgactgaactctgcctgtgagcttgtagttagttcataatcacagatagccagtctgaggccgtctgtcagctgtctgtcagaaatccagctcctggtctttgatttggtgattttctcaactccactgagtTTTTCgtggcaaatttggtattcatgaaagttttctcatctgggattggttctgaactcagaccgttggtgattacgttcacatcaactctacagacatcctcagatttaaataattttcataataataaatatgagaatcaccattttgtgactcctgcatctgtcccttttcaaataatcgaataaattcaattgcaatcactttcaagtaaaccagattgctctatcagacaagaaaaaaaagctcaatgttgagcttttgttttgaaggacaacagcagaaaagcccaactcacggaggtaagacctggcaagtcgctaagaatctcggctgtcgcgcatgcgcaggcgtaacctgttcatgccgtaacgtaaacatgtacacgaaggtacaggcatttcaacatttatttattgatgacgtagttttatgtcggtgtactttgagcttgtgcaatatgtgaagttatcaaggtctttctgcatttcccctgcgccccacctgtccTATAGGCCTAcgctcccctctttcggggcgcacagctgacaacacaagcaaacccgttttcaggcgtttattaaaatcaggcggagatatTTTCTGatgtcaatcttccagtcaggaagaaaacatttcagaagacactttagaaaatgttcgaaaacaaggaacaatgtgtttgtgattatattcattttattttggagatcgacagggaacgtctccgagatcgaccggtcgatcgcgatcgacgggttggcgaccactgctgtAACGTGTAACTGGCTGGAGTTATGACCATTCCCCCTCTGAGCGAGGCCCTGGATCCAGTGAATGTTCTCTCGCCTATTACTGCTGGCTGACCTGCCGCCACACATAGcggacactggccctttaagagaagaCATGAATCTTATCTTTTGCGCATAAGTGTTTATTCACTGTGTAAACTACCACAAAACAATCACTCACAGAGAGATACACCTGGCCTAAGAACAACAGTCCATCACAATCCCCCATTTGACCCCAAAAGTATTAAAATATTATAACGTTGGGTTGTGGGCGTCGCCGTGGCCGTCGTCACCATGTGGACCGCGTGTGGTCAATAACCGCGGTCGCCCCGGTGTCCGCGGTGTCCACCGTGGCGCCGGTGGGCGCCGTGGCCGCTGTAGAAGACGTGGCCAAGCCGCCGTGGCCACCATTGCCGCCGTTGCCGCCGTTGCCGCCATTGCCGCCGTGGCCACCATCGCCGCCGTGGCCACCATTGCCGCCGTTGCCACCATTATCGCCGTGGCCACCATTGTCGCCGTTGCCGCCGTGGCCTCCattgccgccgccgcccccgccgccgccgcctcctcctccgccgccaccAGCGCTGCCATCGTGGCCGTCTTGGCCGTCTTGGCCGATGGCGCCACCTCTGCCACCGTCGCGGCCATCGCTGCCATCGCGGCCATAGCTGCCGTCTTGGCCGTCGCGGCCATCGGCGCCGCCTTTCTCTAATGGAGGAAGGTCAACTGACGGAATGACGATGGAAGAACTCGACAGCCATTTGCCCTGAGTTACTACCTGAGTCCTAGCTAAGCATGCTAGCAGTGCTAGTGCCACCAAAGAGGTGACGCCCCGGTGCCTCGCCATGTTTCACCAGCAGTTTGACCTGCACGGCATCAACGTGGACGACTTAAGCTGCTTCTGCTGCCACATTTATACGTGACGAGGCTCGGTGGTTTTGAAACTCCTCCTCTGAGGCAGAATAACCTCCAATCACAGCGTCCCAACAGTCAACAGCCACTTAAAAGCCAGGGAGAGGATTTGGTTTGGCAACCTTACAACATCTGACACACGTCCTATTGGATCacgtctccttttttttttttaaaggtctttGTGACCTCGAGAGTTATTTGTCCCCAAATGTTTATTTAGTTAGTTCACAATACCAAATATATTGATCTTTTCTCTGGATGTGGAACACAGTTTTTCATCATACGTGCCTtttgaaaacattattttaaacataACTGTCGGAGGGAAAATGTGTTtagaagttctctctctcctggaatgTTTATGGGGGTTAATCTAATCCTGTGGG
Coding sequences within it:
- the LOC130192584 gene encoding uncharacterized protein LOC130192584, which encodes MARHRGVTSLVALALLACLARTQVVTQGKWLSSSSIVIPSVDLPPLEKGGADGRDGQDGSYGRDGSDGRDGGRGGAIGQDGQDGHDGSAGGGGGGGGGGGGGGGNGGHGGNGDNGGHGDNGGNGGNGGHGGDGGHGGNGGNGGNGGNGGHGGLATSSTAATAPTGATVDTADTGATAVIDHTRSTW